GCCGAGCGACTGGCGGCGACGGTCCGCCGCCAGCTGTTGGCGGTCGCGCAGGCGAGCCTCCGCATGGTCCGCGATCTCCTCGCCCATCTCCCGGCCGACGGACCCGCGAGTGCGACCGAGCCGGCCACGAACGCGCCGGGCGAAACGGCGGAGCCCACCGCCGCCGCACGCAAGCCCGCGGCGCCGGCACCCGCCGCGGACCTGCTGCGCGCGAGCGGCAGGCTGCCGACCTCATACGGGACCGATCGTCTGGTGCTCCTCGCCCGCGATCCGCACTGCCTCTACGCATACTGGGACGTGTCGCGCGGACGCGACGAGGCAGCGCGGGCCGAGGCGGGCGTGGCGACGCTCCGCCTCGTGCTGCGCACCTACGACGTCACCCAGATCGCGTTCGACGCCGAGCCGCCGCGGCGCTTCCAGGATTTCGCGATCGGCGGGGACGCCCGCTCGCTCTACGCGTACGTCGGCAAACCGGCCGCCTGCTTCGTAGCCGAGGTCGGCTACCTCCGCCCGGACGGCGCGTTCTTCCCCTTGGCGCGCTCGCTTCCGGTCTGGACGCCGCGCACCGACCAACCCGGAACCGCCCCCGGACGCTGGATGACCGTCGGGTGGAACGAACGGCGCGGGGCGGGCGAGATCGCGCCGATCGGCACCACGACGGGCGCGACGCCGAAAACGGCCGACGCGCAACCGGCATCGGCCGCTCCCTCCGAAGCGACGCGCGCGGCCGTCGTCCGTCCGGCCCCTTCGTCCTGGCCCGGACCGGCGCCGAGCGCCGCGCAGCGCGGCAGCTGGAGTCTCGTGCGCGGCGGCCTCGCGAGCCCGACGACCGTCGACACGCCGCCCGCTACCCGCTCCGGGCGTTGATGGCGGCCGAGCCCGGCCTGCTGGCCCTCGTCCTGCAAGCGCACCTCCCCTGGGTGCGCCATCCCGAGTACGAGTCCTTCCTCGAAGAGGACTGGCTCTTCGAGGCGATCACCGAGACCTACCTCCCGCTGCTCGGCACCTTCGAGAGGCTCACCGACGACGGCATCCCGTATCGGGTCACGATCTCGCTCTCGCCGCCGCTCCTCAACATGCTCGCCGATCCGCTCCTGCAGGCGCGCTACGAGCGCTATCTCGAACAGCGCATCGGGCTCGCCGAACGCGAGGTCGCGCGCACGCGCCACGACCCGAGCTTCGCGCCGCTCGCGCGCCACTACCTGACGGCGTTCCGGCGCGCGCACGAGACCTACACGGGCCGCTACCGGCGGAACCTGATCGCCGCCTTCGCCGCGCTCGCCGACACCGACGGCGTGCGCCTCATGACATCGGCGGCGACGCACGGCTGTTTGCCGCTCCTCGGCGTCAACGAGCAGACGGTGCGGATGCAGGTGATGCTCGGCATGAGCGAGTTCCGCCGCTTCTTCGGACGGCCCGCGTCGGGCTTCTGGCTCCCCGAATGCGCGTACTACTCGGGGCTCGACCGCGTCCTCGCCGACGCCGGCGTGCGCTACACCTGCGTCGACACGCACGCGATCGAGCTCGCGTCGTCGCCGCCGGTCTACGGCGTCCACGCCCCGATCTTCTGTCCGGCGGGCGTCGCCGCCTTCGGTCGTGACGCCGAGTGCGCCCGCCAGGTCTGGAGCTCCGTCGAGGGCTATCCCGGCGACTTCGATTACCGGGAGTTCTACCGCGACGTCGGCTTCGACCTGCCCCTCGAGGACCTCCGGCCGTTCGTGCCCGAGACCGGCGAGCGCACCTACACCGGGATCAAATACTACCGCGTGACCGGCACGGGCGATCACAAGGAGCCCTACAATCCCGAATGGGCGCGGGCGAAGGCGGAGCTCCACGCCGCCCATTTCGTCGAGAGCCGCGCGCGGCAGGTGGCCCGCCTGCGGGACGCGTCGGGACGCGCGCCCCTCCTCACCGTACCCTTCGACGCCGAGCTCTTCGGCCACTGGTGGTACGAGGGACCGACGTGGCTCGACTTCCTCTGCCGCCACGTCGCGGCCCAGGACGCCTTCCGGCTGACGACGCTCGACGAGTACCTCGACGCGCACCCGACCCACCAGGTCGCCGAGCCGAACACCAGCTCGTGGGGCTTCAAGGGCTACCACGAGGTCTGGCTGTCCGGCGCCAACGATTGGATCTACGGCCACCTGCACCACGCCGCCGATCGCATGGTCGCGCTGGCGCGTCGCCACCCGGACGCGCGCGGGCTCGTGAAGCGCGCGCTCGATCAGGCGGCGCGCGAGCTCCTGCTGGCGCAGGCGAGTGATTGGGCCTTCATCATCGCGCGCGGCACGGTCGTCGACTACGCCGTCCGGCGCACGACCGAGCACCTCGAGCGCTTCGGACGGATCGCCGACGAGATCGAGCGCAGCTCGATCGACGCATGCCGACTCGCGGCGATCGAGGCGGCGGACAACCTCTTCCCGACGATCGACGCCGGCCGCTACGCCTGACCGCGCGCCCGCGGTGCCGCGAGCAGCCGCAGGCCGACCGGCACCAGGGTGAGCGCCATCAGGAGCCCGACCGTGCTGCCGAGCGCGCCGGCGAGGCCGAGGTCGCGCAGACCGTCGAAGTCCGAGAACACGAGCGCGCCGAAGCCCGCGGCGGTCGTGAGCGCGGTCGCGGCGATCGGCGGCCCTTCGTCGCGCAACGTCGCCGCGATGCCGTCGGGCCCGTCGATCGTGCCGGCGCGATGCAGGAGGAACATGCCCTCGTCGACGGTGATACCGAGCAGCACCGGCAGCACCAGCGCCGAATACGCGTGGAGCGGAATGCCGGCGAGGCGGAAGAGCGCCAGCACGGCGGCGACCTCGCCGAGTACGACGACCGTCGCGATCACGACGTCGCGCGCGCGGCGGAGCGCCGCCACGAGGGCGAGCACGACGAGCAGCGCCGCCACGACCCCGATGCGCGGCAGGTCGTGGCGGAGCGACGCTCTGAGATTCGTCTCGAGGCGTCCGTAGCCCGTGAAGACGGCGGTCGGCTCGACGGCGTGCACGGCCGCCTCGATCCGCGCGACGGCGTCGGCCCCGCCGCGCGGCTGCACGTAGATCGCGAGCACCGTCTCGTCGCCGTCGACCGCGAGATAGCGCGACAGCAGGATCGCCGAAGGGGTCGCCTCGAGCTCCGGAAGATCGAGCAGTTCGCGCGGCGGCCGGCGCATCGCGGCGAGGACGGCCGCGAACCGATCGGCGGCGAATCCGGTCTCGCGGAGCGCGCGCTCGAGCGCGTCGGCCTTCGCCGGGAGATCGAGCGCGTCGCGCTCGACGAGACGCGCCGCTTGGGTCGCGAGCGCCGGCACGAGGGTGCTGAGCGCGTCGACCGTCTCCGCGTCGGGCACCGTCGCGAGCGTCTCGACCACGCGATCGGCGCGCCCGCGCGCCTCCGCGGGATCGCGATCCGCGACCATCGCGATCACCTGCCCCGGCCGGCCGCCGAACGTCCCGTAGATCTCCTCCTGCACCCGGAGCGGCTCGAGCGCGCTCGGACGGATGCCGACGATCGCCGCGGCGAGCGGCGGCGGCCCCTGGACCGCCACCACGACCACCGGCGCAAGGACGACCGCGGCGGTCACGAGCGCGCGGCGGCGCGTGCCGGCGAGCCACGCGAAGAGCCGTGTCCAGCGCGCCGCCGGTGCGGCGGGAGGCGCGCCGCGCTCGAGCCAGCGCCCGACCTCCGGCGTCACGAGGAGGATCGCGACCGCCGTCAGCACCTCGCCCGCGGCGCAGAGCACCCCGAGCTGGCGGACGGCGCGGATCTCCGAGAGGCCGAGCGCCGCGAAGGCGGCAGCGGCGGTCACGGCCGCGAGCAGCACCGCACGCGCGGTCGTGCGGCGGGCGACGGCGGCGGCGGCACGCGCGTCGAGACCGGCGCGACGCGCCTCGAGCAGCGCGGCGTACACGTGCACGCCCGTGTCGACGCCGACGCCGATCACGACCGACATGAAGGCGACCGCGATCGCCGAAAGACCGCCCGGCAGCACCGCGGCGAGCGCCGCCGTCCAGAGCGTCCCCAGGAGCAACGGCGGCAGCACCGCCACCAGCGCGCGGATGCGCCGGAAGAGCGCCACGAACACCACCGACGCCAGCACGGTCGCAACGGGCCCCGAGCGCATCAGGTCGCTCTTGATCATCGTCTCGGTCGCGGCCGCGATCGCGTGCCCGCCCGTGTCGCCGATCTCGACCCCCGGATGCGCGGCGCGGAGCGGAGCCAGCACCGCCGCCATGTCGCGCGCGAAGGCGCGCGCGTCGGCCGACACGAGCGCCTGGCCGCGCCCCTTCACGAGCACGAGGCAGGTCCGTCCGCCGTCGCTCGTGACGCGCCCGTCGGATTGCGCGCGGAGGCCGCTCGTCGCCGCTGCGCTCTCGAACGCGATCTGGGTGAGGCGCAGAGGGTCGCGCGCGACGAGCGCGACGAGCGGCCCGCTCCCGGGAAGGGCGAGCAGCCGTCGGCTCTCGCCGAGCCGCGCCCGCATCCCGTCGGGCGTGAGCGCCGCCGCGAGGCGGGTCCGGACTCCGGCGTTCGCGTGCCGCCACACGAGCCACGGATCCAGCTGTCGCGAAGCGCCGATGCGGTCGACGGCGATCGCGATGCTCGGACGCGCCGCGAGGGCGGCCGCGATCTCCGCGCAGAGTCGGCGGTTCAGGTCCGGATCGTCGCTGCGGACCATGACGGCGCCGAGATCGCCGCCGCCGAAGGCGCGGACGTAGCGCCTGAGCGCGACGGCGTCGCCGCGATCCGGAAGGAGCGAGCCGACGTTGGGATCGAGCCGCCACCTGCCGCTCACGACCCA
This genomic stretch from Deltaproteobacteria bacterium harbors:
- a CDS encoding DUF4912 domain-containing protein, whose amino-acid sequence is MTRVPSDRPVKLEAIVVAERLAATVRRQLLAVAQASLRMVRDLLAHLPADGPASATEPATNAPGETAEPTAAARKPAAPAPAADLLRASGRLPTSYGTDRLVLLARDPHCLYAYWDVSRGRDEAARAEAGVATLRLVLRTYDVTQIAFDAEPPRRFQDFAIGGDARSLYAYVGKPAACFVAEVGYLRPDGAFFPLARSLPVWTPRTDQPGTAPGRWMTVGWNERRGAGEIAPIGTTTGATPKTADAQPASAAPSEATRAAVVRPAPSSWPGPAPSAAQRGSWSLVRGGLASPTTVDTPPATRSGR
- a CDS encoding DUF1957 domain-containing protein is translated as MAAEPGLLALVLQAHLPWVRHPEYESFLEEDWLFEAITETYLPLLGTFERLTDDGIPYRVTISLSPPLLNMLADPLLQARYERYLEQRIGLAEREVARTRHDPSFAPLARHYLTAFRRAHETYTGRYRRNLIAAFAALADTDGVRLMTSAATHGCLPLLGVNEQTVRMQVMLGMSEFRRFFGRPASGFWLPECAYYSGLDRVLADAGVRYTCVDTHAIELASSPPVYGVHAPIFCPAGVAAFGRDAECARQVWSSVEGYPGDFDYREFYRDVGFDLPLEDLRPFVPETGERTYTGIKYYRVTGTGDHKEPYNPEWARAKAELHAAHFVESRARQVARLRDASGRAPLLTVPFDAELFGHWWYEGPTWLDFLCRHVAAQDAFRLTTLDEYLDAHPTHQVAEPNTSSWGFKGYHEVWLSGANDWIYGHLHHAADRMVALARRHPDARGLVKRALDQAARELLLAQASDWAFIIARGTVVDYAVRRTTEHLERFGRIADEIERSSIDACRLAAIEAADNLFPTIDAGRYA
- a CDS encoding MMPL family transporter, whose translation is MTGRARTLALAALLAATGASLWVVSGRWRLDPNVGSLLPDRGDAVALRRYVRAFGGGDLGAVMVRSDDPDLNRRLCAEIAAALAARPSIAIAVDRIGASRQLDPWLVWRHANAGVRTRLAAALTPDGMRARLGESRRLLALPGSGPLVALVARDPLRLTQIAFESAAATSGLRAQSDGRVTSDGGRTCLVLVKGRGQALVSADARAFARDMAAVLAPLRAAHPGVEIGDTGGHAIAAATETMIKSDLMRSGPVATVLASVVFVALFRRIRALVAVLPPLLLGTLWTAALAAVLPGGLSAIAVAFMSVVIGVGVDTGVHVYAALLEARRAGLDARAAAAVARRTTARAVLLAAVTAAAAFAALGLSEIRAVRQLGVLCAAGEVLTAVAILLVTPEVGRWLERGAPPAAPAARWTRLFAWLAGTRRRALVTAAVVLAPVVVVAVQGPPPLAAAIVGIRPSALEPLRVQEEIYGTFGGRPGQVIAMVADRDPAEARGRADRVVETLATVPDAETVDALSTLVPALATQAARLVERDALDLPAKADALERALRETGFAADRFAAVLAAMRRPPRELLDLPELEATPSAILLSRYLAVDGDETVLAIYVQPRGGADAVARIEAAVHAVEPTAVFTGYGRLETNLRASLRHDLPRIGVVAALLVVLALVAALRRARDVVIATVVVLGEVAAVLALFRLAGIPLHAYSALVLPVLLGITVDEGMFLLHRAGTIDGPDGIAATLRDEGPPIAATALTTAAGFGALVFSDFDGLRDLGLAGALGSTVGLLMALTLVPVGLRLLAAPRARGQA